From one Triticum aestivum cultivar Chinese Spring chromosome 4B, IWGSC CS RefSeq v2.1, whole genome shotgun sequence genomic stretch:
- the LOC123091389 gene encoding TPD1 protein homolog 1B isoform X1, with protein MACFQTRPSAAVVVVITMFLLQACYEGSQASASSSLQLQLPRHQMRKMLSVSAPSMSSSGGGGRSTEPLELEECSKDLLEVFQINAPSMAGGIPAYSVEFTNTCMECLVCDVHVACGDFASNDVIDPAKFRRLGINDCLVNDGKSIEPSFPVSFQYGNSFPYPMTVASASCDCN; from the exons ATGGCGTGCTTTCAGACGCGTCCAAGTGCTGCTGTTGTGGTCGTCATCACCATGTTTCTGCTCCAAGCTTGCTATGAAGGTAGTCAAG CATCAGCGTCTTCCTCGCTGCAGCTGCAGCTGCCTCGGCATCAGATGCGCAAGATGCTCAGCGTCAGTGCACCTTCCATGTCATCGAGCGGCGGAGGAGGGCGCTCGACGGAGCCGTTGGAGCTGGAGGAGTGCTCAAAGGATCTCCTGGAGGTGTTCCAGATCAACGCGCCGAGCATGGCGGGCGGCATACCGGCCTACAGCGTGGAGTTCACCAACACATGCATGGAATGTCTCGTGTGCGACGTCCATGTCGCATGCGGCGACTTCGCCTCAAATGATGTCATCGACCCAGCCAAGTTCCGCCGCCTCGGCATCAACGACTGCCTCGTCAACGACGGCAAGTCCATTGAGCCCAGCTTCCCCGTGTCCTTCCAGTACGGCAACTCCTTTCCCTACCCGATGACAGTCGCGTCCGCCTCCTGTGACTGTAACTAG
- the LOC123091389 gene encoding TPD1 protein homolog 1B isoform X2 codes for MACFQTRPSAAVVVVITMFLLQACYEASASSSLQLQLPRHQMRKMLSVSAPSMSSSGGGGRSTEPLELEECSKDLLEVFQINAPSMAGGIPAYSVEFTNTCMECLVCDVHVACGDFASNDVIDPAKFRRLGINDCLVNDGKSIEPSFPVSFQYGNSFPYPMTVASASCDCN; via the exons ATGGCGTGCTTTCAGACGCGTCCAAGTGCTGCTGTTGTGGTCGTCATCACCATGTTTCTGCTCCAAGCTTGCTATGAAG CATCAGCGTCTTCCTCGCTGCAGCTGCAGCTGCCTCGGCATCAGATGCGCAAGATGCTCAGCGTCAGTGCACCTTCCATGTCATCGAGCGGCGGAGGAGGGCGCTCGACGGAGCCGTTGGAGCTGGAGGAGTGCTCAAAGGATCTCCTGGAGGTGTTCCAGATCAACGCGCCGAGCATGGCGGGCGGCATACCGGCCTACAGCGTGGAGTTCACCAACACATGCATGGAATGTCTCGTGTGCGACGTCCATGTCGCATGCGGCGACTTCGCCTCAAATGATGTCATCGACCCAGCCAAGTTCCGCCGCCTCGGCATCAACGACTGCCTCGTCAACGACGGCAAGTCCATTGAGCCCAGCTTCCCCGTGTCCTTCCAGTACGGCAACTCCTTTCCCTACCCGATGACAGTCGCGTCCGCCTCCTGTGACTGTAACTAG
- the LOC123091388 gene encoding NAD(P)H-quinone oxidoreductase subunit T, chloroplastic has product MWCPHPLPTATCMNTTAPQNSSVTSTCAHSSEVLHGCRLMAASTASSSPLTAFLHRHDARSRRRARFVVAASTADAEPSPEATAASSSSTAGPGKKKTVDTRIHWSDPDEGWVGGKANKEGDGRKDEPMGRRFADLINNPSESHYQFLGISPGADIEEIKAAYRRLSKEYHPDTTRLPLKSASEKFIRLREVYKVLSKEESRRFYDWTLAQEAESRRLQQLRSRLEDPYELDLQNYEPVPDTVDRLGGKNMELSDQAMTALTFDIGIIIFSICCIIYALFFKEQY; this is encoded by the exons ATGTGGTGCCCTCATCCGCTCCCCACCGCAACTTGCATGAACACAACCGCACCTCAGAACTCCTCTGTAACCTCTACCTGTGCTCATTCCTCGGAAGTACTGCACGGCTGCCGCCTCATGGCGGCATCCACAGCGTCGTCTAGCCCCTTGACGGCCTTCCTCCATCGGCACGACGCACGCAGCCGACGCCGCGCAAGGTTCGTCGTCGCGGCGAGCACGGCGGACGCCGAGCCGTCCCCAGAGGCTACAGCGGCGTCGTCCTCGTCAACGGCAGGGCCAGGGAAGAAGAAGACGGTGGACACAAGGATCCACTGGTCTGACCCAGACGAAGGGTGGGTGGGAGGAAAGGCGAACAAGGAAGGCGACGGCCGCAAGGACGAGCCGATGGGGCGACGATTCGCCGACCTCATCAACAACCCGTCCGAGTCACACTACCA GTTCCTAGGAATATCGCCTGGTGCAGACATAGAGGAGATCAAGGCGGCGTACCGGCGGCTGTCCAAGGAGTACCACCCGGACACGACGAGGCTGCCGCTCAAGTCGGCCTCGGAGAAGTTCATCCGGCTCCGGGAGGTGTACAAGGTGCTGAGCAAGGAGGAGAGCCGCCGCTTCTACGACTGGACGCTGGCGCAGGAGGCCGAGAGCCGCCGGCTGCAGCAGCTCAGGTCACGCCTCGAGGACCCCTACGAGCTCGACCTCCAGAACTACGAGCCCGTGCCCGACACGGTGGATCGCCTTGGCGGGAAGAACATGGAGCTCAGCGACCAGGCCATGACCGCCCTCACGTTCGAcatcggcatcatcatcttcagcatCTGCTGCATCATCTACGCCCTCTTCTTCAAGGAGCAATACTGA